One window of Candidatus Mycobacterium wuenschmannii genomic DNA carries:
- a CDS encoding carotenoid oxygenase family protein, with translation MDVEVVAKYLSTLPEDDDHPYRTGPWRPQTNEWDADDLVAVEGEIPRDLDGVYLRNTENPLHPALKTYHPFDGDGMLHIVGFRDGKAFYRNRFVRTDGFLAENDAGEPLWPGLAEPVQLAKRDGGCGARTRMKDASSTDVIVHRGIALTSFYQCGDLYRVDPFSANTLGKESWNGGFPVEWGVSAHPKVDPKTGELLFFNYSKQAPYMHYGVVDENNDLAHYVDIPLPGPRLPHDMAFTENYAILNDFPLFWDPELLQHDVHVPRFYPDMPSRFAVVPRHGSSGEIRWFEADPTFVLHFTNAYEDGDWIVLDGFYEGDPQPADTGGNKWDKLFRFLALDRMQARLHRWRFNLVTGEVKEEQLSESITEFGTINPDYAASSYRYTYAATGKPGWFLFDGLVKHDLRTGGEQHYQFADGVFGSEAAMAPRPNATAEDDGYLITLTTDMDADASYCVIFDAARFSDGPVCKVALPERISSGTHATWAPGSQLRRWHDV, from the coding sequence ATGGATGTCGAGGTTGTCGCCAAGTATCTGTCCACCCTGCCCGAGGACGACGACCACCCGTACCGGACCGGCCCGTGGCGGCCGCAGACCAATGAGTGGGATGCCGACGACCTGGTCGCCGTCGAAGGAGAGATCCCCCGCGACCTCGACGGCGTCTACCTGCGCAACACCGAGAATCCGTTACACCCGGCGCTCAAGACATATCATCCGTTCGACGGCGACGGCATGCTGCACATCGTCGGCTTCCGCGATGGAAAAGCGTTCTACCGCAACCGCTTTGTCCGCACCGACGGGTTTCTCGCCGAGAACGACGCCGGTGAGCCGCTGTGGCCCGGCCTCGCCGAGCCGGTGCAACTGGCCAAGCGCGACGGCGGCTGCGGCGCTCGCACCCGGATGAAGGACGCGTCGAGCACCGACGTGATCGTGCACCGGGGTATCGCGCTGACCAGCTTCTACCAGTGCGGCGACCTGTACCGCGTCGACCCGTTCTCGGCCAACACGCTGGGCAAGGAGAGCTGGAACGGAGGCTTCCCGGTCGAGTGGGGGGTGTCCGCGCATCCGAAGGTCGACCCGAAAACCGGTGAGCTGCTGTTCTTCAACTACAGCAAGCAGGCACCGTACATGCACTACGGCGTCGTCGACGAGAACAACGACTTGGCGCACTACGTCGACATTCCGCTGCCCGGCCCGCGACTGCCGCACGACATGGCATTCACCGAAAACTACGCGATCCTCAACGATTTCCCGCTGTTCTGGGATCCGGAGCTACTCCAGCACGACGTCCATGTGCCGCGGTTCTACCCGGACATGCCCTCGCGCTTCGCTGTGGTGCCGCGACACGGCAGCAGCGGCGAGATTCGCTGGTTCGAGGCCGACCCGACGTTCGTGCTGCATTTCACGAATGCCTACGAAGACGGTGACTGGATCGTGCTGGACGGATTCTACGAAGGTGATCCGCAGCCCGCCGACACCGGTGGCAACAAGTGGGACAAGCTGTTTCGCTTTCTCGCGCTCGACCGGATGCAGGCCCGCCTGCACCGGTGGCGGTTCAACCTGGTTACCGGCGAGGTCAAGGAAGAGCAGTTGTCGGAGTCGATCACCGAGTTCGGCACGATCAACCCGGACTACGCCGCGAGCAGCTACCGCTACACCTACGCCGCGACCGGCAAGCCGGGCTGGTTCCTATTCGACGGACTGGTCAAGCACGACCTGCGCACCGGCGGCGAGCAGCACTACCAGTTCGCCGACGGGGTCTTCGGCAGCGAGGCCGCGATGGCACCGCGGCCCAACGCCACCGCCGAGGACGACGGGTACCTGATCACGCTGACCACCGACATGGATGCCGACGCCTCCTACTGCGTGATCTTCGATGCCGCCCGGTTCAGCGACGGGCCGGTGTGCAAAGTTGCTCTGCCGGAACGGATTTCCAGCGGGACGCACGCCACCTGGGCGCCCGGTTCGCAGTTGCGCCGCTGGCATGACGTCTGA
- a CDS encoding winged helix-turn-helix transcriptional regulator → MTSEPTTLASGGTNAVGRIMGLLGDEWTLLIVQQALLGATRYGEFMQRLPISNTVLANRLRVLVDNGLLDRVEYQTRPVRAEYLITQRGRAFWPVLLSIWEWERRWVPEHAHRLPGMRHTECGGAFAPTLTCRACGEAVTEKEVSARWGPSGSWPRSVPDGSTRRRSGAGQAGLFPETMSVFGNRWAAALLVCAFLGTSRFSDFQTQLGAPPSLLSDRLQTFCANGVLCTSREANYRLTEKGRAFFPVIIAALQCGQHWFHAPEGPAVLLTHVGCGKPFVGQLTCDQCARPLKGAHVDVD, encoded by the coding sequence ATGACGTCTGAGCCGACCACCCTGGCGTCCGGCGGCACCAATGCGGTCGGCCGCATCATGGGACTGCTCGGCGACGAGTGGACGCTGCTGATCGTCCAGCAGGCCCTGCTCGGCGCGACCCGCTACGGCGAATTCATGCAGCGCCTACCGATCTCGAATACCGTGCTGGCCAACCGGTTACGCGTGTTGGTCGACAACGGCCTGCTGGACCGGGTCGAGTATCAGACCCGTCCGGTGCGGGCCGAATACCTGATCACCCAGCGCGGCCGGGCGTTCTGGCCGGTGCTGCTGTCGATCTGGGAGTGGGAACGACGCTGGGTGCCCGAGCATGCCCACCGGCTACCGGGGATGCGGCACACGGAGTGCGGCGGCGCCTTCGCGCCGACGTTGACCTGCCGGGCCTGCGGCGAAGCGGTGACCGAGAAGGAGGTGTCGGCACGCTGGGGCCCGAGCGGATCGTGGCCGCGCTCGGTACCGGACGGGTCGACCCGTCGCCGGTCGGGCGCCGGCCAGGCCGGCCTGTTTCCGGAGACTATGAGCGTCTTCGGAAACCGTTGGGCCGCTGCGTTGTTGGTGTGCGCATTCCTCGGCACCAGCCGCTTCTCCGACTTCCAGACCCAGCTCGGGGCCCCGCCGTCGCTGCTGTCGGACCGGTTGCAGACGTTCTGCGCAAACGGCGTGCTGTGCACGTCGCGGGAGGCCAACTACCGGCTCACCGAGAAGGGCCGGGCGTTCTTCCCGGTCATCATCGCCGCTCTGCAATGCGGACAGCACTGGTTCCACGCACCCGAGGGCCCGGCCGTGTTGCTCACCCACGTCGGGTGCGGCAAACCCTTTGTCGGGCAACTCACCTGCGATCAGTGCGCGCGACCACTGAAAGGTGCGCACGTCGACGTCGACTAG
- a CDS encoding VOC family protein, with translation MPTRNDAPLGAPCWLDLLTSDLERAQDFYGTVFGWTFESAGPEYGGYVNASKDGHQVAGLMANFPESQSPDRWSTYFRTGDIGATTSAVAEAGGATFMGPHEVPAKGFMSLATDPSGAVFGGWQPLEHHGFEVIGEAGSPVWHQLTTRNFSRALEFYRRVFGWRTEVESDTDEFRYSTAWFGDQQLLGVMDGDNFLPEGTPATWTTFFGAEDVDATLRVIVEHGGAVVRDAEDTPYGRLAAVTDPTGTGFNLSSLEG, from the coding sequence GTGCCCACCCGTAACGACGCGCCGCTCGGCGCTCCCTGCTGGCTCGACCTGTTGACGTCGGATTTGGAACGCGCGCAAGACTTCTACGGCACCGTGTTCGGGTGGACGTTCGAATCGGCCGGACCCGAGTACGGCGGATACGTCAACGCATCCAAGGATGGCCACCAGGTGGCCGGGCTGATGGCCAACTTCCCGGAGTCGCAGAGCCCCGATCGGTGGTCGACGTACTTTCGCACCGGTGACATCGGCGCAACCACGTCCGCGGTGGCCGAGGCCGGCGGAGCCACTTTCATGGGCCCGCACGAGGTGCCGGCCAAGGGTTTCATGAGTCTGGCCACTGATCCGTCGGGCGCGGTATTCGGGGGTTGGCAGCCGCTGGAACACCACGGTTTCGAGGTGATCGGCGAGGCCGGGTCGCCGGTGTGGCATCAGCTGACCACTCGAAACTTCTCCCGCGCGCTCGAGTTCTACCGCCGGGTCTTCGGCTGGCGGACCGAGGTCGAATCCGACACCGACGAATTCCGCTACAGCACAGCCTGGTTCGGCGATCAGCAGTTGCTCGGCGTGATGGACGGTGACAATTTCCTGCCCGAGGGCACGCCGGCGACCTGGACCACCTTCTTCGGCGCCGAGGATGTCGACGCAACCCTGCGGGTGATCGTCGAGCACGGCGGTGCCGTGGTGCGCGACGCCGAGGACACCCCCTACGGCCGGCTGGCCGCAGTGACCGACCCGACCGGCACGGGGTTCAATCTGTCGTCGCTGGAGGGCTAG
- a CDS encoding type II toxin-antitoxin system Rv0910 family toxin → MAKLSGSIDVPLSPEQAWEAASDLSRYKEWLTIHRVWRSKLPDTLEKGTVIESILEVKGMANRITWTIVHYKPPESMTLNGVGVGGVKVKLLAKVKPKGDQSVVSFDVHLGGPALFGPIGMIVAAALKGDINESLRKFVTVFAPAR, encoded by the coding sequence ATGGCAAAGCTTTCCGGATCCATCGACGTTCCGCTGTCGCCCGAGCAGGCGTGGGAGGCCGCGTCCGACTTGTCCCGCTACAAGGAGTGGCTGACCATCCACCGGGTGTGGCGCAGCAAGCTGCCCGACACCCTGGAAAAGGGCACGGTGATCGAGTCGATCCTCGAGGTCAAGGGCATGGCCAACCGGATCACATGGACGATCGTGCACTACAAGCCGCCGGAGTCCATGACGCTCAACGGGGTTGGAGTCGGCGGCGTCAAGGTCAAACTGCTGGCCAAGGTCAAGCCCAAGGGCGACCAGTCGGTGGTCAGCTTCGATGTGCACCTCGGCGGCCCGGCGCTGTTCGGCCCGATCGGAATGATCGTCGCCGCTGCGCTGAAGGGCGACATCAACGAGTCCCTGCGCAAGTTCGTGACGGTGTTCGCACCCGCGCGATGA
- a CDS encoding MBL fold metallo-hydrolase, with translation MLRGALRFAVGTVSLATGGWVLRALHGAPAALGAQPGDIRGVAERSPNFHDGVFVNLEPASFNLDTEEQRNIFWELITGRAAAKPVADIPLITPEPRTFDAPAGRIAVSWFGHATALLEIDGYRVLTDPVWSERCSPSDVIGPGRLHPPPVSLESLPALDAIVISHDHYDHLDIDTIIGLARTQWAPFVVPLGVGSHLREWGIPDERIVELDWNERTQIDELTLICTPARHFSGRFLNRNATLWASWAIIGPAHRAYFGGDTGYTKSFGDIGSEHGPFDVTLLPVGAYNKQWPDIHMNPEDAVQAHLDVHGGLLVPIHWCTFRLAPHPWAEPIERLLAAADAAGVTVAVPKPGGRVDPTAPTELEPWWRLDASPQ, from the coding sequence ATGCTGCGCGGTGCGCTGCGGTTTGCAGTCGGCACGGTCTCGCTCGCAACGGGCGGGTGGGTGTTGCGCGCGCTGCACGGCGCCCCCGCCGCGCTCGGCGCCCAGCCGGGCGACATTCGCGGGGTCGCCGAACGCTCACCGAATTTCCACGACGGCGTTTTCGTCAACCTCGAGCCGGCCTCGTTCAACCTCGACACCGAGGAACAGCGCAACATCTTCTGGGAGCTGATCACCGGCCGGGCCGCGGCCAAACCCGTCGCCGACATCCCGTTGATCACCCCCGAGCCGCGGACGTTCGACGCCCCCGCCGGCCGGATCGCGGTCAGCTGGTTCGGACATGCGACGGCGTTGCTGGAGATCGACGGCTACCGCGTGCTCACCGACCCGGTCTGGAGCGAGCGCTGTTCGCCGTCGGACGTGATCGGTCCCGGTCGGCTGCATCCGCCGCCGGTGTCGCTGGAGTCGTTGCCGGCACTGGACGCGATCGTCATTAGCCACGACCATTACGACCACCTCGACATCGACACGATCATCGGGTTGGCCCGCACGCAGTGGGCTCCGTTTGTGGTTCCGCTCGGGGTGGGTTCACATCTGCGCGAGTGGGGCATTCCCGACGAGCGCATCGTCGAACTCGACTGGAACGAGCGCACCCAGATCGACGAGCTGACACTGATCTGCACACCGGCGCGGCACTTTTCGGGCCGGTTCCTCAACCGCAATGCGACGCTGTGGGCGTCGTGGGCGATCATCGGCCCGGCGCACCGCGCATACTTCGGCGGCGACACCGGCTACACCAAGAGCTTCGGCGACATCGGTTCCGAGCATGGACCTTTCGACGTGACGCTGCTGCCGGTCGGGGCCTACAACAAGCAGTGGCCGGACATCCACATGAACCCCGAGGACGCGGTGCAGGCACACCTGGACGTCCACGGCGGACTGCTGGTGCCGATCCACTGGTGCACCTTCCGGCTGGCACCGCATCCGTGGGCCGAACCGATCGAGCGGTTGCTGGCCGCCGCGGACGCCGCGGGTGTCACGGTCGCCGTGCCCAAACCGGGCGGACGGGTAGACCCCACGGCGCCAACGGAATTGGAGCCGTGGTGGCGGCTCGACGCATCCCCGCAGTAG
- a CDS encoding enoyl-CoA hydratase: protein MIGVTRVGDVLTIELQRPERRNALNSQLAEELRQAIEQAAGEDVKVVVLTGQGTVFCAGADLSGDAFAADYPDRLIAMNLAIDATPVPVIAAINGPAIGAGLQLAMICDLRVVAPEAFFQFPTSKYGLALDNWSIRRLSSLVGHGRARAMLLTADKLTAQDALITGMANRIGTLADAQTWGAEIAGLAPLALQHAKRVLNDDGAYEDQWPVHKELFDKAWGSQDVIEAQVARVEKRPPKFQGA from the coding sequence ATGATCGGTGTGACCCGCGTCGGCGACGTGTTGACCATTGAGTTGCAGCGTCCTGAACGGCGCAACGCGCTCAATTCCCAACTCGCCGAGGAGTTGCGGCAGGCCATTGAGCAGGCCGCAGGCGAGGACGTCAAGGTCGTTGTGCTGACCGGGCAGGGCACGGTGTTCTGCGCCGGCGCCGACCTCAGCGGCGACGCGTTCGCCGCCGACTACCCCGACCGGTTGATCGCGATGAACCTGGCGATCGACGCAACGCCGGTCCCGGTCATCGCCGCGATCAACGGCCCGGCGATCGGCGCCGGCCTGCAACTCGCGATGATCTGCGACCTTCGGGTCGTGGCACCTGAGGCATTCTTTCAGTTTCCGACCTCGAAATATGGCCTGGCGCTGGACAATTGGAGCATCCGCAGATTGTCTTCACTGGTGGGGCACGGGCGTGCCAGGGCGATGCTGCTGACGGCCGACAAGCTGACCGCACAGGACGCTCTCATCACCGGGATGGCCAACCGGATCGGGACACTGGCCGACGCGCAGACGTGGGGCGCGGAAATCGCCGGACTCGCCCCGCTGGCGCTGCAGCACGCCAAACGGGTGCTGAACGACGACGGCGCCTACGAGGACCAGTGGCCGGTGCACAAGGAACTGTTCGACAAGGCGTGGGGCAGTCAGGACGTGATCGAAGCGCAGGTCGCCCGGGTGGAGAAGCGACCGCCGAAATTCCAGGGGGCCTAG
- a CDS encoding arylsulfatase has product MRRPNFLVIVADDLGFSDIGAFGSEIETPNLDRLAHAGIRFTDFHSAPACSPTRSMLLTGTDHHIAGIGTMLEVTPPGFTPPPGYEGYLNDRVVALPELLRDAGYHTLMAGKWHLGRTLDRTPSARGFDRSFALLPGGASHYGVVPGDLLPAMSLYAEDGRFVSVDDDFYSSDFYADTMLRYLRERPADDDRPFFAYLPFQAPHWPLQAPAETIAKYRGRYDAGPDALRDERLAALKRLGLCAEDVVPHPVVPDGEPEWSEMTDEQRAFSARTMEIYAAMVDRMDHNIGKVLDYLTETGELDNTVVVFMSDNGAEGAIVEAMPILGGMIAAEIERNLDNSLDNIGNPNSFIWYGPRWAQAATAPSRLHKAFTTEGGIRVVGFATWPGFDRQQQIGTAFSTVMDIAPTFLELAGVTHPGTEYRGREIAPMRGRSLLPYLSGESEAVHDDTTGTGWELFGRRAIRQGDWKAVHLPEPYGPGDWQLYDLSADRGEINDLAATHPDKLAELLQQWDRYVEDTGVVLDPLSFFEAPAE; this is encoded by the coding sequence GTGAGACGACCTAACTTTTTGGTTATCGTGGCGGACGACCTCGGCTTCTCCGACATCGGCGCATTCGGCAGCGAAATCGAGACGCCGAATCTGGACCGGTTGGCCCACGCCGGCATCCGGTTCACCGACTTCCATTCGGCGCCGGCCTGCTCCCCCACCCGGTCGATGCTGCTGACGGGAACCGATCACCACATCGCCGGCATCGGCACCATGCTGGAGGTCACGCCCCCAGGGTTCACACCCCCGCCGGGCTACGAGGGCTACCTGAACGACCGCGTCGTGGCGCTGCCCGAACTGCTCCGCGACGCCGGCTACCACACGCTGATGGCGGGCAAGTGGCATCTCGGCAGAACCCTCGACCGGACGCCGTCGGCCCGCGGCTTCGACCGGTCTTTCGCGCTATTGCCCGGTGGCGCAAGCCATTACGGGGTCGTGCCCGGCGACCTGTTGCCGGCCATGTCGCTGTACGCCGAGGACGGCCGGTTCGTCTCGGTCGACGACGACTTCTACTCGTCGGACTTCTACGCCGACACCATGCTGCGCTACCTCCGCGAGCGTCCGGCCGACGACGACCGGCCCTTCTTCGCGTACCTGCCCTTCCAGGCGCCGCACTGGCCGCTGCAGGCGCCCGCGGAGACGATCGCCAAGTACCGCGGCCGCTACGACGCCGGCCCAGACGCGCTGCGCGACGAGCGGCTGGCCGCGCTCAAGCGGCTCGGGCTGTGCGCCGAGGACGTCGTCCCGCACCCGGTGGTCCCCGACGGCGAGCCGGAGTGGTCCGAGATGACCGACGAGCAGCGCGCGTTCTCGGCCCGGACCATGGAGATCTACGCCGCGATGGTCGACCGGATGGACCACAACATCGGCAAGGTGCTCGACTACCTCACGGAGACAGGCGAACTCGACAACACCGTCGTGGTCTTCATGTCCGACAACGGCGCCGAGGGCGCGATCGTCGAGGCCATGCCGATCCTCGGGGGCATGATCGCCGCCGAGATCGAACGGAACCTGGACAACAGCCTCGACAACATCGGTAACCCCAATTCGTTCATCTGGTACGGACCGCGCTGGGCCCAAGCCGCGACGGCGCCGTCGCGACTGCACAAGGCGTTCACCACCGAGGGCGGCATCCGCGTCGTCGGGTTCGCCACCTGGCCGGGCTTCGATCGGCAACAGCAGATCGGCACCGCATTCAGCACCGTCATGGACATCGCCCCGACATTCCTCGAACTCGCCGGAGTCACGCACCCGGGTACCGAGTACCGGGGCCGCGAGATCGCGCCGATGCGCGGCCGGTCGCTGCTGCCCTACCTGTCGGGCGAGTCCGAGGCCGTGCACGACGACACCACCGGGACCGGATGGGAGTTGTTCGGCCGCCGGGCTATTCGCCAAGGCGACTGGAAGGCCGTACACCTGCCCGAGCCATACGGACCGGGTGACTGGCAGCTCTACGACCTGTCCGCCGACCGCGGCGAGATCAACGACCTCGCCGCCACGCATCCCGACAAGCTCGCCGAATTGCTGCAGCAGTGGGACCGCTATGTGGAGGACACCGGAGTCGTCCTGGACCCCCTGTCGTTCTTCGAGGCACCGGCCGAGTGA
- a CDS encoding acetyl-coenzyme A carboxylase carboxyl transferase subunits beta/alpha, whose product MKRIGTAQLREAVLDEGSFVSWDTEPLAIPMSESYTRELAEARASSGYDESVLTGEGRVLGRRVAVVVCEFDFLAGSIGVAAAERITAAIQRATAERLPLLASPSSGGTRMQEGTVAFLQMVKIAAAVTLHKRAHLPYLVYLRHPTTGGVFASWGSLGHVTIAQPGALIGFLGPRVYEQLYGEPFPSGVQTAENLQRHGVIDAVVPIEELRVILDRTLTVVADEAGPAPDRPARESLPDIAAWDSVLASRRPDRPGVAHLLRHGCTDQVLLSGTGQGEAATMLLALARFGGQPAVLLGQQRVTGGLVGPAALREARRGMTLAAGLKLPLVLVIDTAGPALSAEAEEGGLAGEIAHCLSELVTLDTPTVSVLLGQGSGGPALAMVPADRVLAALHGWLAPLPPEGASAIVFRDTDHAPELSAAQGVRSTDLLASGIVDAVVPEHPDAADEPVEFATRLSAAIAVELDGLRGIPDADRLATRLRRYRDIGLP is encoded by the coding sequence GTGAAGCGGATCGGGACCGCCCAACTGCGCGAGGCCGTGCTCGACGAGGGCTCGTTCGTCAGCTGGGACACCGAACCGCTGGCGATCCCGATGAGCGAGTCCTACACCCGCGAGCTGGCCGAGGCCCGCGCGTCCAGCGGCTACGACGAGTCGGTGCTGACCGGCGAAGGCCGGGTGCTCGGCCGCCGGGTCGCCGTGGTGGTCTGCGAGTTCGATTTCCTGGCCGGCTCGATCGGCGTCGCGGCGGCCGAACGGATCACCGCCGCGATCCAGCGCGCCACCGCCGAGCGGCTGCCGCTGCTGGCCTCCCCGAGTTCCGGCGGCACCCGCATGCAGGAGGGCACCGTCGCGTTCCTGCAAATGGTCAAGATCGCCGCGGCGGTGACCCTGCACAAGCGGGCCCACCTGCCCTACCTCGTCTACCTGCGCCATCCGACCACCGGCGGGGTGTTCGCGTCGTGGGGGTCGCTCGGCCACGTGACAATCGCCCAGCCGGGCGCGCTGATCGGCTTCCTCGGGCCGCGGGTCTACGAACAGCTCTACGGCGAGCCGTTTCCGTCCGGCGTACAGACCGCGGAGAACCTGCAGCGGCACGGGGTGATCGACGCGGTCGTGCCGATCGAGGAACTGCGCGTCATCCTGGACCGGACGCTGACCGTCGTCGCCGACGAGGCCGGGCCGGCGCCCGACAGGCCGGCGCGGGAGTCGCTGCCCGACATCGCGGCCTGGGACTCGGTGCTGGCGTCGCGGCGGCCGGACCGCCCGGGGGTCGCGCACCTGCTGCGGCACGGCTGCACCGACCAGGTGCTGCTGTCTGGCACCGGGCAGGGCGAGGCGGCGACGATGCTGCTGGCGCTGGCCCGCTTCGGCGGCCAGCCCGCGGTGCTGCTGGGCCAGCAACGGGTGACAGGCGGGCTGGTCGGGCCCGCCGCGCTGCGCGAGGCCCGCCGCGGCATGACGCTGGCCGCCGGGCTGAAGTTGCCGCTGGTGCTGGTAATCGACACGGCCGGTCCGGCGCTGTCGGCCGAGGCCGAGGAGGGCGGGTTGGCCGGCGAGATCGCCCACTGCCTGTCCGAGCTGGTCACCCTCGACACCCCGACGGTTTCCGTGCTACTCGGCCAAGGCAGCGGTGGGCCGGCACTGGCGATGGTGCCCGCCGACCGGGTGCTGGCCGCGCTGCACGGCTGGCTCGCCCCGTTGCCGCCGGAGGGGGCCAGCGCGATCGTTTTCCGCGACACCGACCACGCCCCGGAACTGTCCGCGGCGCAGGGCGTCCGGTCCACCGACCTGCTTGCCTCGGGCATCGTCGACGCCGTCGTGCCCGAGCATCCCGACGCCGCCGACGAGCCGGTCGAGTTCGCCACCCGGCTGTCGGCGGCCATCGCCGTCGAACTCGACGGCTTGCGCGGCATCCCCGACGCCGACCGGCTGGCCACCCGGCTGCGGCGTTACCGCGACATCGGCTTGCCCTGA
- the prrA gene encoding two-component system response regulator PrrA, with protein sequence MGGMDAGGTSPRVLVVDDDSDVLASLERGLRLSGFEVSTAVDGAEALRSATETRPDAIVLDINMPVLDGVSVVTALRAMDNDVPVCVLSARSSVDDRVAGLEAGADDYLVKPFVLAELVARVRALLRRKGSTPSTSSETIAVGPLEVDIPGRRARVNGVDVDLTKREFDLLAVLAEHKTAVLSRAQLLELVWGYDFAADTNVVDVFIGYLRRKLEAGGGPRLLHTVRGVGFVLRMQ encoded by the coding sequence ATGGGCGGCATGGACGCTGGTGGGACCTCGCCCCGTGTTTTGGTTGTCGACGACGACTCTGACGTGCTCGCCTCGTTGGAGCGCGGCCTGCGGTTGTCCGGCTTCGAAGTATCGACCGCGGTCGACGGCGCCGAAGCGCTGCGCAGCGCCACCGAAACCCGGCCGGACGCGATCGTGCTCGACATCAACATGCCGGTGCTCGACGGGGTGAGCGTGGTGACCGCGCTGCGCGCGATGGACAACGACGTTCCGGTCTGCGTGCTCTCCGCGCGCAGCTCCGTCGACGACCGGGTGGCGGGCCTGGAAGCGGGCGCCGACGACTATCTGGTCAAGCCGTTCGTGCTGGCCGAGCTGGTGGCCCGAGTGCGGGCGCTGTTGCGCCGCAAGGGCTCGACCCCGTCGACGTCATCGGAGACCATCGCCGTCGGTCCGCTCGAGGTCGACATCCCCGGCCGCCGGGCCCGGGTCAACGGCGTCGACGTCGACCTGACCAAGCGCGAGTTCGACCTGCTGGCCGTGCTGGCCGAGCACAAGACGGCGGTGTTGTCGCGTGCCCAGCTGCTGGAGCTGGTGTGGGGCTACGACTTCGCCGCCGACACCAACGTCGTCGACGTGTTCATCGGCTACCTGCGCCGCAAACTGGAAGCCGGCGGCGGTCCGCGCCTGCTGCACACGGTCCGCGGCGTGGGATTCGTACTGCGCATGCAGTGA
- a CDS encoding HAMP domain-containing sensor histidine kinase, translated as MNFLSRILTRTPSLRARVVVATVIGAAIPVLIVGVVVWFGITNDRKERLDRRLDEAAGFAIPFLPRGLGQIPKSPSDQDAVITVRHVNGTVTSNTTVTLPQLPAGYADTYINGVRYRIRTVNIPEPHPMLVEVGATYDATVADTNNLHRRVLLICLFSIAAAAVFAWLLATFAVRPFKRLAQQTRSINAGDENPQVRVRGASEAVEIAEAMRGMLQRIWDEQNRTLEALASARDFAAVSSHELRTPLTAMRTNLEVLATLDLPDEQRKEVLSDVIRTQSRIEATLSALERLAQGELSTSEDHVPVDITELLDRAAHDAMRIYPDLDVSLVPSPTCIIVGLPAGLRLAVDNAIANAVKHGGATRVQLSAVSSRAGVEICVDDNGSGLPESERQVVFERFSRGSTASHSGSGLGLALVAQQAHLHGGVASLQESPLGGARLQLQLPPPS; from the coding sequence ATGAATTTTCTGTCGAGAATCCTGACCCGCACGCCCTCGCTGCGCGCCCGCGTCGTGGTGGCCACGGTCATCGGTGCGGCCATCCCGGTACTGATCGTCGGCGTCGTCGTGTGGTTCGGCATCACCAACGACCGCAAGGAGCGCCTCGACCGTCGTCTCGACGAGGCGGCTGGTTTCGCGATCCCGTTCCTGCCCCGCGGGTTGGGTCAGATTCCGAAGTCACCCAGCGACCAGGACGCGGTCATCACCGTCCGCCACGTCAACGGCACGGTCACGTCGAACACCACCGTGACGCTGCCGCAGCTGCCGGCCGGTTACGCCGACACCTACATCAACGGAGTGCGGTACCGGATCCGCACGGTGAACATCCCCGAGCCGCACCCGATGCTGGTAGAGGTCGGCGCCACCTACGACGCGACCGTCGCCGACACCAACAACCTGCATCGCCGGGTGCTGTTGATCTGTCTGTTCTCGATCGCGGCCGCGGCCGTATTCGCTTGGCTGCTGGCCACTTTCGCGGTGCGACCGTTCAAGCGGCTGGCGCAGCAGACCCGCTCGATCAACGCGGGTGACGAGAATCCGCAAGTGCGGGTACGCGGCGCCAGCGAGGCCGTCGAGATCGCCGAGGCCATGCGCGGCATGCTGCAGCGGATCTGGGACGAGCAGAACCGCACGCTCGAGGCGCTGGCGTCGGCGCGCGACTTCGCGGCGGTGTCGTCGCACGAGTTGCGCACGCCGCTGACCGCGATGCGCACCAACCTCGAGGTACTGGCCACCCTGGACCTCCCCGACGAGCAGCGCAAAGAGGTGCTCAGCGACGTCATCCGCACCCAATCACGAATCGAGGCAACGCTTTCCGCGCTGGAACGGCTGGCCCAGGGTGAGCTGTCGACGTCGGAGGACCACGTCCCCGTCGACATCACCGAGCTACTCGACCGGGCGGCCCATGACGCCATGCGGATCTACCCGGACCTCGACGTGTCCCTGGTGCCGTCGCCGACGTGCATCATCGTCGGGCTGCCGGCGGGCCTGCGCCTCGCGGTCGACAACGCGATCGCCAACGCCGTCAAACACGGTGGCGCGACGAGGGTCCAGTTATCGGCGGTCAGCTCGCGGGCCGGCGTGGAGATCTGCGTCGACGACAACGGCAGCGGTCTACCCGAGTCCGAACGCCAGGTGGTGTTCGAGCGGTTCTCCCGCGGCTCGACCGCGTCGCACTCCGGCTCCGGGCTCGGCCTGGCCCTGGTGGCCCAGCAGGCGCACCTGCACGGCGGCGTGGCATCGCTGCAGGAGAGCCCGCTCGGCGGCGCCCGCCTGCAGCTGCAGTTGCCTCCGCCGAGCTGA